The Metarhizium brunneum chromosome 5, complete sequence sequence GGCGGGGGAGGGCCCGGTActgatgctgttgatgatgagaccGTCTTCCGCCTCGGCTGCTCGACATTGGCGAATTTTCCTGCATCTGGCAACGGCGGAGGAGCGTTGAACTTGGGAcgtggaggagatggcggagctggaggagggcTTGCTTCTCTTGCTGGTCCATCAGCTTTAGCAGATCGTCTCGGGGCcggtggaggcggaggagctCCGCGTTTGGtagacgacgatgatgacgagacACCACctggagggggaggaggtggtggtggtgccctAGCACCCTTTGAATCTCCTCCATTTGTAGGCGcagaaggcggcggcggcggcggcacgggTGAAGGATTGTTCAACTTGGCTTGCTCCTGTCGCAAGAAATCGACAATAAACTCTTGATTGTCCTTAATAAAGTCGTCAGTAAGACCTTTCTCAGTAAGGTCCTGTCCAAAATGCTCCCTCCACAACGGATCAAAGGCATCCAGCAAAGCAAACTGCGAGGGTTCAATGCCCCCATTCATACTTTGCGAGGACGAAGGCGAGTGGTGAAAGGGATGGGGCAATAGACTGGGCCTCGTTGATTCTGTTGGCGACGGAGCAGAGGAGTGGCGATGACCAAAAAAGCTTCCCAGCAAGCTGTGCTTGTGGACAGGTTGCGAACCTCCTCCAAAGGGTGTTGATTTCGTAGCTCGACTTGCGTTCTTTTCTCGCTCATCCATCTTCTTTTTGAACTGCTTGGCCTCCTTTTCGTCAACAAAGCTTAATCCGGCTAGGCAGTCTTCGAGTTCAAAAGTGTGGAAAAAGGTACGATCCTGGTTGTAGTGCCATGTGTCGTAGATTTCTTGATCCCAAATGACGCCTCGGTTGGTGGGCTGTTCGAATAAATGTATGTCAGTATAGAGGCGACAGCACAACTGAAAAAACATCAGAACATACGGAAATGTCCACCATCTTAAGCCAGTAGGTGTTGCCAACCAGGTCATTGGCCAGCACGATGGCGCCTTGCATGCCCGAGTAGGTCCATTTTGATCGGTTTGGATATGCGACGTAGAGTCTGGCGACTCCAACCGCATGGATCTTGTTGGACTGCTTGGGGACGAACCGCTTAACGGtgtccttgtcgtcctcGTTGAGTATCGACGGCATGGCGATGGGAAGGTTGGTCTGCTAATAGGCTTTTCGTCGATGCTGATTACTCGAGCGGGCAACGAGGGAGACAAGACGGCTCTTTAATACTGTGAGGGCGAAGGAGAGAGACGAGATGAGGACTCATCTGCGAGGCTCTACTATACGGCGTGGGATGACGGTTAGGAATTGGGTCCTGCCGTCATTCGGGGCGGCTGCGGTgggagatggtgttgaagtGCTGAAGTGGTTGGTCGTGGGCCAGCGGATGCGAGCGGCTACTGGTGCAGTCTGGCGCCTGGCAAAGGCAGCCGTGTAGCCCAACGTCTGCCTATGGCGGTTACGCCGGGCGGAGACAAGGTGGCTGTTGAAGGATGGCACAATTCCTGATGGTACGGTTCGCAGGAATTGACGTCGCGAGCCGCGTGAAGTGAGGTGAAGTTGGAGTGAAGACGAGTTCGGTGACAAAGTGTGTCTGGGATGGTACGTCTTTGGCTGGGTGGGTGGGGGGGAGCTGAGCTGAGCAAGCACTTGTGACTTGGGCACTGTCTGGCGGTTGAGGTCAAGAAGTCAAACTGGTCCACCGGACCTGACGGTGGGCGGTGGAGCTCGGACCAGTTCACGGCTTGGAGGCCCCGGGAGGGACATGCAGACTCTACCAGACATCTTGGGGCGTACGGAGTGCCCCAGACAAGGAAGGAACCAgacgcaacattgaacatcgGGCACCGCCACGCAAGGCAACACATGTGCATACACTCAAGGGTCAAGAGACGCCTCAGGACTGGCGTCATCAGCTGCACAAATTAAACGTCATCAAATCTCATTGCGCGGTGCTCCATGTTGTTTTACAATAGTCTTTGGTGCCCTCTATGCATTCAACTCCTTCTTTCTCGCCTCGCGCTCTGCCTTGCTGCCCTCCTCGCTTGGCATATCCTTGGTCAAGGCTGGGCCCGGGTGAGCTTGGTGCGGAGCCACCTTGGGGTCAATACCGTGCTGGACGGGCTGCGTGGTGAACTGCTTCTCCTGTTGAATTGTTTTTAACATATATACGGCCAGAAAATGACGATGACGCGGGGCCGCAAAGACACTGCACGGGAGGGGGCAACTTACGCTGTCGGAGCTCGAGGTGGCCTTGTTGACTGCTTCCTTGACCTTATCCATGGTGACGAATGACGATGCAGGGTCTGGCGTTTGATTGGCGATGGTTTATACCGAGTACGTACTCTATGTATGTTTCAAATGCAGAATCAGTAGGTCCGGGATCACGGAGTGCTACTAGACAAAGAAAGCAAGAAACTGAAAACGGATTCAAAGGGTTGCAGCGAGTCTTATTTGTAGTTTTGGAAAGTATGAAACTGGTCCCGCTGCCACCAAACATGCCGATTAATGGATGACGTCGGGCCACCGAGGAACCGTCAAGATGGGGGGAGGCAACTGGTAGCCATTGGTGCTCAATGCTCAAGTCGCTCCCCTCGAGATACTTGACCGGCGTAAGCCTCTTTGATGGGCTTCGTGGAGCACTACGTAATGACTGGTCCCAAAGTTGTAGACTCCCATGTGCCCCTTTGTTCCTGCCTGTCGCGTGCTCGGCCTGCACGACATCACCACACAACCAAGTCCTGCCACAAACCAATCGGCTCAACTACTTACCCGACCGAGCCTTCTACGGCAGAGCCATGGCTATTGATGTTGAGAGCACGTTTAAGGGGCCTATCAAATGAAGAGTGTGCCACTCGTGATACAGCCGAGGCCCATTGGTTCGCTAGGTTGTGGGAGGCAACTAGCCACTGCTTCCTGGAAGATGGCGAGATATATCAACAGCGAAGCGGCAGCTAATGATGCTTTGATTCTTTTCAACTGAATCAAGTTTGGTGTCGAACAGTTTCCCAGAGTTTGCTGCTCGACATCATCTGACCACGGTTTCCGCCGAGAAAAGACATGGTCAAATACCAAAATATTCACGAATCATCATCATAACTTCACCGAAAATTACGGTACACTTTCTCTAAGAACAAAGAAACAAGTCCCCCCACCTTTATATTGCTTGCATTCTTGGAACGCCAGTTGTACAACCAACAAAATTGGATTTTCTCGCTTACAGAGTCCCCGTCCGCGTAAAATGGCCGCCGCTGAATggcggccatcatcacatcGAATGGCTCTAATATTGTCgataaattataataataagtgtatatatacatggccatgatacAACGTCTCTGTCCTTCACCTCTTTGAAAGGCATGGTCAAAATGAGCACTTCACAAGAAAAGCTTGTGGTCTACACCCTGGACGGCGCAATCAATGATTTCTTCAAAAGCCACCCGAACGTAACCCGACAACAGTGCGATGTCTTGGCCGCTTCTATTGTCGGTGAGCCCGTCGAGCCTGTGCCCATCCAAGGCTCATTCAGCTACACAGTCACAGCGGGAAATGATCAAGCCAAGATTGTCCAATTCCGATCCCCAGAGTCGACATTAGACACCAACACTCTCGATCTAGCCAGAAATATCCACGGAAAGCTGGTCCCAAGCCCCATCTACCATGGCAGGATTGGACATCTCTCATCACAGCTACATGTCTATATCATGGATAAGATACCAGGGAATGTATATGTCCAAGCGCAATCAGACTACCATGTTCCTGTAGGGACCTCGCTGGAAGCCTCCCTCCAACACGCCAATACCGTAGCGGACATGGCAAGGTAAATATCAGTAGTAAACAAGGTGCAAAACCAGTCCGTCTCTTGCGCATTTCTGACACCAAGCATAGGTTCTTCGCTCAGTCGTGGAACAACAGGCAGACTACCACTCCCGATATCGTTCAAGCCACTCACAACGACTACCGACAGAAACTTCAGCTCCTCTCAGAAGATCTTCCCTCTCGATTCACACAGAACCTCCAAAAGGCCATCGGTGGTCTGGAGTTGGTCTTCACGCCGGAATACCCCTGGGTTCTCGGCCACGGAGACCTCAGCGCACTGAACATCATGACGGAACCTTCTACCGGCCACATCACGGGGATTATTGACTGGGCTGAAGCACAAATCCTTCCGTTTGGCATGAATCTATGGGGTCTCGAGAACGTACTAGGCTGGATGGACTCCGCAGGCTGGCACTACTACAGCAATCGTCGGGCCTTGGAGGAGCACTTTTGGCAGACTTTCCAAGAAAATGCCATGGGTAGCGGCGCTGCTGAGATGCAGCGGATTGGGATGGCAAG is a genomic window containing:
- the LAS17 gene encoding Proline-rich protein LAS17; this translates as MPSILNEDDKDTVKRFVPKQSNKIHAVGVARLYVAYPNRSKWTYSGMQGAIVLANDLVGNTYWLKMVDISPTNRGVIWDQEIYDTWHYNQDRTFFHTFELEDCLAGLSFVDEKEAKQFKKKMDEREKNASRATKSTPFGGGSQPVHKHSLLGSFFGHRHSSAPSPTESTRPSLLPHPFHHSPSSSQSMNGGIEPSQFALLDAFDPLWREHFGQDLTEKGLTDDFIKDNQEFIVDFLRQEQAKLNNPSPVPPPPPPSAPTNGGDSKGARAPPPPPPPPGGVSSSSSSTKRGAPPPPPAPRRSAKADGPAREASPPPAPPSPPRPKFNAPPPLPDAGKFANVEQPRRKTVSSSTASVPGPPPPPRPAKTPIEPENSSHRFSVPPAFTGQRLPPPTPSRGPVPPPPPPRANDSHSAPPAPPPLPPKVPPASSAPPPLPPSSSRPMPPPPAAASIPPPPPPLPALNAPPPPPLPSSNAPPPPPLPSSNAPPPPPLPSSSAPPPPPLPSSNAPLPPPPMPSSGSAAPPPPPLPPPMPSSSGAPPPPPPPPPPPNRDSGYSSGIPAGPSAGADKGRAAMLGDIQKAGGIGSLKKIDRTQIRDRSAAQVGAGGDSGGAGPPAGAVAAAGGGGGMADALAAALKKRKDKVSKSDDEGDDDDWD